The following are from one region of the Desulfovibrio sp. Huiquan2017 genome:
- a CDS encoding cytochrome c: MKSKFVLAVATALITIFAVSMAFAMGGGNARKGKFLYRKNCRSCHGSSASDMSPADKTQAEWTALFSDTGKIKCSPEWTVNEKDLNDIFTYLHDYAKDSPSPAKCS; this comes from the coding sequence ATGAAAAGTAAGTTTGTCCTGGCCGTGGCTACGGCCCTGATCACCATTTTCGCCGTGTCCATGGCCTTTGCCATGGGTGGCGGCAACGCCCGCAAGGGCAAGTTCCTCTACCGCAAGAACTGCCGGTCCTGTCACGGCTCTTCCGCCAGCGACATGAGCCCGGCGGACAAGACCCAGGCCGAGTGGACCGCCCTGTTTTCGGACACGGGCAAGATCAAGTGCAGCCCGGAATGGACCGTCAACGAGAAGGACCTGAACGACATCTTCACCTACCTGCACGATTACGCCAAGGACTCTCCGTCCCCGGCCAAATGCAGCTAG
- a CDS encoding molybdopterin-dependent oxidoreductase, with the protein MPSAKQTMSRREFFRASGLVAAGVVGGPALLGGLREARAASPAKPAWDSRFSACDMCFNKCGLIARVEDGVVRKLDPNPKFLKSRGMLCARGNAGIAQVYDPDRLKYPLLRKGERGEGKWQRIPWDEALDMAAQKMAEVREKYTPCGHLFSAGTDLHSQFVGRFAEVYGSFNVTSHESLCLVSGSRAFLDTFGEVPFADVLNSKYILMVGANRFEALVTPDSIDLMTAIRENGCKLVTLDPRYTKTAALSHEWYPVRPGTDMAFMLALAHVIINEKLYDPQWIEEKTFGMEQLTAHVQRYTPGFAAEQCGIPAEAVTRIARELAAAAPASMVYPGRRTSDYEDSTQIRRSFAIVNGLLGNWDKPGGLLAARQVGLKGVPYDAPWYDENQEDRIDAGKVPMMFEHEGSFLVTRDSVLADDPYPIRGWFIYKTNPMGTAPNRRKTIEMMNKMDFVTVVDIAMSDTAWMADLVLPSQSYLERKDPCSGLQGSVACACVVKRDPVIEPLYESRALFDIMKGIAGRLDLGEYFDFTIDEYRERQTREIPEALGVMDRDGVYYNPSKVYGIYDGRIYKTLSKKVELYNQRYEQMGIDPLPNYTPPAGPPENRFRMVIGRNAMITQTSTANNSLLHEFVPTNTLWLNTGAAGKLGIKDGDLVEVASPVGRQELRAEVTDKIRPDTVFMLSGYNTLSTMQHLSHGNGASINEILDDDYDAVTGNASMHTTFVTVTRKVA; encoded by the coding sequence GTGCCCAGTGCAAAGCAGACGATGTCCCGCCGCGAATTTTTCCGGGCCTCCGGCCTGGTTGCGGCAGGGGTTGTAGGCGGCCCGGCCCTGCTCGGCGGCCTGAGGGAGGCCCGCGCGGCATCGCCGGCCAAGCCCGCCTGGGATTCCAGGTTCTCGGCTTGCGACATGTGCTTCAACAAGTGCGGGCTCATCGCCCGCGTTGAAGACGGGGTGGTCAGAAAACTCGACCCCAACCCCAAGTTTCTCAAATCCAGAGGCATGCTTTGCGCGCGCGGCAATGCGGGCATAGCCCAGGTCTACGACCCGGACCGCCTCAAGTACCCCCTGTTGCGCAAGGGTGAACGGGGGGAGGGCAAGTGGCAGCGCATCCCTTGGGACGAGGCCCTGGACATGGCGGCCCAAAAAATGGCCGAGGTCCGTGAAAAGTATACTCCCTGTGGGCACCTTTTCTCGGCGGGAACGGACCTGCATTCGCAGTTCGTGGGCCGGTTCGCCGAAGTCTACGGCTCATTCAACGTGACCTCGCACGAATCCCTGTGTCTGGTCTCGGGCAGCCGCGCCTTTCTGGACACCTTCGGCGAGGTCCCCTTCGCGGACGTGCTCAATTCCAAGTATATTCTGATGGTCGGGGCCAACCGCTTCGAGGCGCTGGTCACCCCGGACTCCATCGACCTGATGACCGCCATCCGCGAGAACGGCTGCAAGCTGGTCACGCTGGACCCGCGTTACACCAAGACCGCGGCCTTGTCCCACGAGTGGTACCCGGTCAGGCCCGGCACGGACATGGCCTTCATGCTCGCGCTGGCGCACGTGATCATCAACGAAAAGCTCTACGACCCGCAATGGATCGAGGAGAAGACCTTCGGCATGGAGCAGCTCACGGCCCACGTGCAGCGATACACGCCCGGTTTCGCGGCCGAGCAATGCGGCATCCCGGCCGAGGCCGTCACCCGCATCGCCCGGGAGCTGGCCGCGGCCGCCCCGGCCTCCATGGTCTACCCCGGCCGCCGTACCTCGGACTACGAGGACTCCACCCAGATTCGACGCAGCTTCGCCATCGTCAACGGGCTGCTCGGCAACTGGGACAAGCCCGGCGGGCTGTTGGCCGCGCGCCAGGTGGGCCTCAAGGGCGTGCCCTACGACGCCCCGTGGTATGACGAAAATCAGGAGGACCGCATCGACGCGGGCAAGGTGCCCATGATGTTCGAGCACGAGGGATCCTTCCTGGTCACCCGCGATTCGGTCCTGGCCGACGATCCGTATCCCATCCGGGGCTGGTTCATCTACAAGACCAACCCCATGGGCACGGCCCCCAACCGCCGGAAGACCATCGAGATGATGAACAAGATGGACTTCGTCACCGTGGTGGACATCGCCATGTCCGATACCGCCTGGATGGCCGATCTGGTCCTGCCGTCGCAGTCCTACCTGGAGCGCAAGGACCCGTGTTCCGGGTTGCAGGGCTCCGTGGCCTGCGCCTGCGTGGTCAAGCGCGACCCGGTCATCGAGCCGCTGTACGAGTCCCGCGCCCTGTTCGACATCATGAAGGGCATTGCGGGGCGTCTGGACCTGGGCGAGTACTTCGACTTCACCATCGACGAATATCGCGAGCGGCAGACCCGCGAGATTCCCGAGGCGCTCGGCGTCATGGACCGCGACGGCGTGTACTACAACCCGTCCAAGGTTTACGGCATCTACGACGGGCGCATCTACAAGACCCTGTCCAAGAAGGTCGAGCTGTACAACCAGCGCTACGAGCAGATGGGCATCGACCCGCTGCCCAACTACACGCCTCCGGCCGGGCCGCCCGAGAACCGCTTCCGCATGGTCATCGGCCGCAATGCCATGATCACCCAGACTTCCACGGCGAACAACTCGCTGTTGCACGAGTTCGTGCCCACCAACACCCTGTGGCTGAACACCGGGGCCGCCGGTAAACTGGGCATCAAGGACGGCGATCTGGTCGAGGTGGCCAGCCCGGTGGGCCGGCAGGAACTCAGGGCCGAGGTCACGGACAAGATCCGTCCGGACACCGTGTTTATGCTTTCGGGCTACAACACTCTGTCGACCATGCAGCACCTGTCCCACGGCAACGGCGCCTCCATCAACGAGATCCTGGACGACGATTACGACGCCGTCACCGGCAACGCGTCCATGCACACCACGTTTGTCACCGTAACAAGGAAGGTGGCGTAA
- a CDS encoding FecR domain-containing protein, producing MFPTQLATRPRRGKRPWAGIAALIFFFCCCLGQPAAAMERAQVVGSIKTVSGEAFVERQTERQPAKIGDLLLEGDTLITGRNSTLGVIFRDDTLLSLGPGSRVTIDKFVFDPANENLDFLTKVNKGTVQFISGQIAKLSPGSMSVETPLSTIGIRGTRFLIKVD from the coding sequence ATGTTCCCGACACAACTCGCCACCCGGCCTCGCCGCGGCAAACGTCCGTGGGCCGGGATCGCAGCCCTGATTTTCTTCTTCTGTTGCTGTCTGGGACAACCGGCGGCGGCCATGGAACGCGCCCAGGTGGTGGGCTCCATCAAGACCGTAAGCGGTGAAGCGTTCGTGGAACGGCAGACCGAGCGGCAGCCCGCCAAAATCGGCGACCTCCTGCTTGAAGGCGACACGCTGATCACGGGCAGGAACTCCACGCTCGGCGTGATCTTCCGCGACGACACGCTTCTCTCGCTGGGGCCCGGCTCCAGGGTGACCATCGACAAATTCGTCTTCGATCCCGCCAATGAAAATCTCGACTTCCTGACCAAGGTGAACAAGGGCACGGTCCAATTCATCTCCGGCCAGATCGCCAAGCTCTCGCCCGGCAGCATGTCCGTCGAGACCCCCCTGTCCACCATCGGAATCCGGGGCACCCGGTTCCTGATCAAAGTCGATTAG
- a CDS encoding metallophosphoesterase family protein translates to MTRIAIMSDVHGNHEALKAVLADLDRQGADEVYCLGDMIGYGPRPQECADLLRERGVKCTMGNHEQGLINIIYLRGFNQPAADVLRRTREMITEETYQWLVSRPKAIVEHGCRFVHGLPPDSITEYLWKYRDEMPGVFARYGEDVCFVGHTHDLARFTSRRGEVHRFPLPEGDVELASDRRHLVNIGSVGQPRDGDNRAKYGLFDLDARILTMRFISYDIKKTADLIMAQGFHRGFADRLW, encoded by the coding sequence ATGACGCGTATCGCCATTATGTCCGACGTGCACGGCAACCATGAGGCCCTGAAGGCGGTCTTGGCCGACCTGGATCGGCAGGGCGCGGACGAGGTCTATTGCCTGGGGGATATGATCGGGTACGGGCCGCGGCCCCAGGAGTGCGCGGACCTGCTGCGCGAGCGCGGGGTCAAGTGCACCATGGGCAATCACGAGCAGGGGTTGATCAACATTATCTATTTGCGTGGCTTCAACCAGCCCGCGGCCGACGTGTTGCGACGCACCCGCGAGATGATCACCGAGGAGACCTACCAATGGCTGGTCTCCCGGCCCAAGGCCATCGTCGAGCACGGCTGCCGTTTCGTGCACGGGCTGCCACCCGATTCCATCACCGAATACCTCTGGAAGTACCGGGACGAGATGCCCGGAGTCTTTGCGCGCTACGGCGAGGACGTCTGCTTCGTGGGGCACACTCACGACCTTGCGCGTTTTACCTCCCGCCGGGGCGAGGTGCATCGGTTCCCCCTGCCCGAGGGTGATGTCGAGCTCGCTTCGGACCGCCGCCATCTGGTCAACATCGGCTCCGTGGGCCAGCCCCGCGACGGGGACAACCGGGCCAAGTACGGCTTGTTCGACCTGGATGCCCGCATCCTGACCATGCGTTTCATTTCCTACGACATCAAGAAGACCGCCGACCTGATCATGGCCCAGGGGTTTCACCGGGGCTTCGCCGACCGCCTCTGGTAG
- a CDS encoding OmpA family protein: protein MKKLALIVLVCLWLAGCGSKQTIVLLPDLDGHVGEVTVSSEDGRTATLTEANQALTGTSKVTTLSDAEVQSEFGAAMAAQPDPTARFILYFLSDSSRLTDDSMKLIPTIIESWRARSSNDVSIIGHTDTLGEKQYNYDLSVRRAKKVRDLLVKAGLPDDIIEMTSHGEENPLIPTPDNKSEPRNRRVEVLVR from the coding sequence ATGAAAAAACTCGCATTGATCGTTCTCGTCTGCCTGTGGCTCGCCGGATGCGGCAGCAAACAGACCATCGTCCTGCTGCCCGACCTGGACGGCCACGTGGGCGAGGTCACGGTCTCCTCCGAAGACGGCCGGACCGCAACCCTGACCGAGGCCAACCAGGCCCTCACCGGCACCTCCAAAGTGACCACTCTGAGCGACGCCGAGGTCCAGTCCGAGTTCGGCGCGGCCATGGCCGCCCAACCCGACCCCACGGCCCGGTTCATCCTGTACTTCCTCAGCGACTCCAGCCGGCTCACGGACGACTCCATGAAGCTCATCCCGACCATCATCGAAAGCTGGCGCGCACGCTCCTCCAACGACGTGTCGATCATCGGCCACACGGACACCCTGGGCGAAAAGCAGTACAACTACGACCTGTCCGTGCGCCGGGCCAAGAAGGTCCGCGACCTGCTGGTCAAGGCGGGCCTTCCCGACGACATCATTGAGATGACCTCACACGGCGAGGAAAACCCGCTCATTCCCACCCCGGACAACAAGTCCGAACCGCGCAACCGGCGGGTCGAGGTCCTGGTCCGCTAG